A single region of the Sorghum bicolor cultivar BTx623 chromosome 7, Sorghum_bicolor_NCBIv3, whole genome shotgun sequence genome encodes:
- the LOC8083520 gene encoding putative clathrin assembly protein At1g25240 produces MTTARQWWRRAAAAFKDRRSLYLTRVAALRPRTAAAAAAALRSPELEAAVIRATSHDERSVDQGSAARVLALARASPPALKPLMWALARRAGRTRCWAVALKALMLAHGLLLRSDVAPRAARLGRVPFDLADFRDRSSSPSKSSGFSAFVRAYFRFLDTRSLFAAQELDDDDDAGGSDGEDARLDRVTKQQHLLDLLMQIRPYGDGMEKGLILEAMDCVVIEIFEVYSQICTGIARFLVAVLGSAPTTPRQRPGETLAAARRRRGVQGMRVLRKAAEQSAQLSSYFDLCRGLGVLNAAEFPAVERVPDDDIRDLEKIIMSHVVEESGKEEEEEEKETKALVVAVEETRPASETVVTKEWVVFDDDDDDNAAAGARPGHFGGYVNPFVAAPWDAVAGCRDLLV; encoded by the coding sequence ATGACGACCGCGCGGCAGTGgtggcgccgcgccgccgcggccttcAAGGACAGGAGGAGCCTGTACCTGACGCGCGTGGCGGCGCTGCGGCCACGgacggccgccgcggcggcggcggcgctgaggAGCCCCGAGCTGGAGGCGGCGGTGATCCGCGCCACCAGCCACGACGAGCGGTCCGTGGACCAGGGCAGCGCGGCGCGTGTCCTGGCGCTGGCGCGCGCGTCGCCTCCCGCGCTCAAGCCGCTCATGTGGGCGCTGGCGCGCCGCGCCGGGCGGACCCGGTGCTGGGCCGTGGCGCTCAAGGCGCTCATGCTCGCGCACGGCCTGCTCCTGCGGTCCGACGTCGCGCCGCGCGCCGCGCGCCTCGGCCGCGTCCCCTTCGACCTCGCCGACTTCCGCGACCGCTCGTCGTCGCCGTCCAAGTCGTCGGGGTTCTCCGCCTTCGTGCGCGCCTACTTCCGCTTCCTCGACACCCGCTCCCTCTTCGCCGCCCAGGAgctagacgacgacgacgacgccggtGGCTCCGACGGCGAGGACGCGCGGCTGGACCGCGTGACCAAGCAGCAGCACCTGCTGGACCTGCTCATGCAAATCCGGCCGTACGGGGACGGCATGGAGAAAGGCCTCATCCTGGAGGCCATGGACTGCGTCGTCATCGAGATCTTCGAGGTCTACAGCCAGATATGCACGGGCATTGCCCGGTTCCTCGTCGCCGTCCTCGGCTCGGCACCGACGACGCCGCGGCAACGGCCGGGAGAGACGctggcggcggcgaggcggcggAGGGGAGTGCAGGGGATGCGGGTGCTGAGGAAAGCCGCGGAGCAGAGCGCGCAGCTGTCGTCGTACTTCGACCTGTGCCGGGGACTGGGCGTGCTCAACGCCGCCGAGTTTCCGGCCGTGGAGCGCGTCCCGGACGATGACATCAGGGACCTCGAGAAGATCATCATGAGCCACGTCGTCGAAGAAAGCggcaaggaggaggaggaggaggagaaagaAACGAAGGCGTTGGTGGTCGCCGTGGAGGAAACCCGACCGGCGTCGGAGACAGTGGTGACAAAAGAGTGGGTGGtgttcgacgacgacgacgacgacaatgccgccgccggcgccaggCCGGGGCATTTCGGTGGTTACGTGAATCCGTTCGTGGCCGCGCCGTGGGACGCCGTAGCCGGTTGCAGAGACTTGTTGGTTTAG